AGTGTTTCTATCTTTATACTTTtttgtgcgagtgtgtgtgtgtgtgaatggaTCTATTTGCTTGGCATCCCTCCTCTCCAATTAAGACCAGCTTAGGGAGAGAACAGCGATGACATCACAGAGGAAGAACCACATATTTGTTGCTTTGCAAATTGAAATGCTTTTCACATAcgcagacaggcagacagacagatagacagcataaaaaagtggaaaatattCTTATCAAGAGGCAGAGGGCACACAAATGGGCGCGCCGCGTCCATCATCCCATCCCAGACATTGGACAGCGGCAGGGACACTTGGGGGCAAGACATAAAGGAAAATGTTGCAATGCCAAAAGTGAACCCAAAGGGAAGTAGGAGTAGTAGTGGGAGTGGTGTGAGAAGAAGGAGCTCCTGCTTGGTGGTTGATGAAGTCATTTCTTCGCTCTTTTACGGGAGAGAGTGCGCCAGTCCCAGACGGGAATATGGCCAGtgacacacacaaacacacccGATTGGACTAGGGCTATGGTGAGTGGTGTCCTGCATGGAGTCATTCACTTACCGATCCACAATCTGCTGCCGGCGAATTCTCCACAATGTCGTAGATGACATGTGGCGGTCCAGTTGATCCAAGCAGCGAAAACCCGAAACCGGAATGCTGTTCGCTGCGTCGCAGCACCACTTTCAATTCCTCGGTCATTGCGCCGTGTCCGCCGTCCGTCTGCGCCTTCAGCCCCAAAAAAGATGCCGCTCCCTGTGCGTGTGCTGTGATGtcgctgctcctgctcctgtttCAGTGCAGTACTGCTTGGCTCACACTCTTATGTTTATAACTTTTTCATATATACTTAATTTGTACTGCTAGCTTTATTCGCGTTCGTTTTGGGCTTGGCTAACAATACCTCTGCCGTCGCTGCTACCTCTGCCGCCACTTCAGCACTTCTTTTGAGCAGTCATTTACACACACAGAGAACAGACACAAAACGCACTCacaacacgcacacacactcatCACTCTCACGACACAATTACAGCTTTAAAATCGACTCCTTCGCGGATTTTGTttatcatttttttttttaattgtttgaTTGCACTTTTTCTCGCGGCTGGCTGGGCGCAGCCTTAACTCTTTAAACGCAAATTTCCAACGGCCACCGCATCACGAAAACttgtttaattttttccttttttctcttcttttttttgtgttagACTTTTAGCCGCCGCCGCAGTGGCTACTTTTCTGCGTGTCGCTGCCACGGATCACAGTGGTTCAACCGCACATTCTTGCGCGTTTTCGTGTTGCTGTTATTAGTAACATTTCCGTTTTTCTTTTACCAGCATTTAATGGTGATTAATTCATTTTTTTAACTCGGGGGAAAAATGCGCGATCCGCGACGTTGTTTTCAGTggatttatcgataaaatataccgtccgaccctcagaaatatatcaaaatataccatatgatttaaaaaatataccgtaaatatactgacgaattgaAGTTGTactatacatattcctcgattttgatattccgtcgaatattaccagctatatagcaaatttagccatgcccacataattttatacgattaatgaatcaattttctaccaATTGGTttgtttttagtccttgcttttattgtattttaactaaaacaaggtttaagcaaaatagttcaacaaaaaaaacagtcgcaatgttgctggtatttgaagacatgatgcgtgtataggcctttgtgcaccctatttcgttaattttatatgaagatCAAACGAAATTtattaagaccttttctcaaattgatattcttTAGATATATTCAAGTacattattagtatcttgagtatatttatctcgatcctgatacctacggAATCttggatgacaaacattttctcaattctataacatccatttcccccagggtatgtgtgcatggaatgggactcattgttcTGAACCGGTTATGACGACTAATTCTTGGTTAATctttcttccgtcgaatattcccagctatatagaTCTCTTAATTTTGCccagataattttatatgattgCTGAAACAATTTTGATCAAGATTAACTATTTTTAAGTACTTGcatgtgttttgttttgacaaaaacacgatttcaacaaaaatgttcaatAGTCGCAGGTTGTgacgtcaatgttgctggtatttgcagACTCATTTGTTGTCAACCAGGGTATGAGcgtttgtataccctatttcgtgaATATTATATAAAGATACTGTTTTCCAAGCTGCTTTCAAATGTAATTAATAAAGGCCTTGTTTTAGATTGCATTTTTTTGGTCTATTCATGCATTTGATTAGGTGTTTGTATATAAATCCTGATCCCAGTACCAGTTCTTTGTCTCTGTAGACAGACGATGAGCTGCAAAATATCGTTTAAAACAGAGACTATCTAGTTTCTGCATTAATTAGAGCCTGGAATGACACACATTTCCAAAATTCTATATCATCCATTTCCCCAGGGTAcgtgtgcatggaattagcaacatgtttgtgtatggaatgggactcatctGTTGCGAACCGGGTATTGCCAAATCCGGATATTTCAAGCTATATAGAGTTTTCAGCTTTGCCCACTTAGTTTTATCCCACAGATGAatttattttctattttctAACATCTTTAAATTGCTTGTAAGTATTTTATCTTGACTACAATACGGGTTTCAAGTAAATGTTGCTGCAActtttgtgtatggaatgcgCAACATTTgtgcatggaatgggactcattgctGTGAACCGGTTATTACAGATTCTACCCGGTTCAAATAAATACCAAAGTATACGgtctcatttgaaaaatataccgagtggtgcgcgccaaatCGAACTTTTTTGAATGTGAGCGACAAGGATTTAAATGTTGTCAACCGGGCCTTTATCTATGTcatcataattttatacggatgatgaatcaattttatatttaactggtgtattcttaatacttgcttttattgcattttgcgtaaaaagaggttttagcgaaataagccaaacaaaaaacaagtagcgaaataggtcaatcgaaacaaacgaaaaaggaaattgctcaattttgatattccattgaataattctgactaactaaatctctcagcaatgcccacatagttttatcccattgatgaataaattttctacaagattggctaAATTTAAGTACTCCCTTTTATTGGGTTGTGTCTAAAATAAGTTTTAAGCCAAAATGGTTAAACTATAAGACGGTTGTGAACGGCATAAAACGTAAGTGAACATATGGACATATTTATACCCTATTTACCCTCAATCACTGTTAGAACTATTTATGCACCTTATTAGTTTCTTGTACATATATCTCTATTCCGATACCTATTCTTGATCTCTGTAAGAAGACCATAAAGTGCAAAATTGCATTGTGATATCTTTAAAACGGAGACTGACTAAATTCTACATTGGAACCTGGGATGTCAAACATTTCCTGAATACTATAATATCCCTTTCCCAAGGGTAGCAGAATGTTGCTCATTCCCGGGCACATGCTGTCGCCAACATAAGGTTGCCAATGGTGTAGCGCAATTGTAGCGATGCAAATGCTGATACTATCGACTGAATTCGCGCCaaatataaattgtttgaaagttATTGAGTGACAAGGATGCGTATGTAATCCAGATGTGGTTATAGTGAGTTAAATATACTCATATATAAATGGGTGCttcttttaaaatatttattcgAATGAATAATAATATTCGAAAGTCGTAATAGAGGAATATCATTTCTGATCATGGACAggaacgattaacccattttAGACCAGTGGGTATAAAGATACTCtcaatgaaaaattatgaCACTTAAAGAATTTTAGCGCAGGTGACGTACAAAACAACGTGGACTTTTTTAAGTAAAGAGAAAGGATAGGAAGGATAATTACAagattaattattattattatattccGCGGCTTAACCCAAGCTGTTGTCCTGTTTAACTAAAGGGGGCGTAAGTGGGCTAAGTCACACTGCTGCTGAcccaaaattaaaaaatatacggTTGCTACAATCACAATAAACAGTTGAAAATAAACTTGAATTAAATGACCACATCCACATGTCACTGCCGCGCATCACGGACTATGATATTCTCGAGAAACTTGGAGTGGGCAGCTATGCATCCGTCTACAAAGCGCGCCACAAAGTGGGGCTCACACTTTTACTGTCAATCAATTAGCTGATTAAAATTTACTATATCTCTATTGCAGAAGCAGCGAACTTATCATGCCATCAAATATGTGGAAATGTCAACGTTATCGCAAACCTCACGAGAGAATCTAATAACGGAAATACGCCTCCTCAGGGACCTCAAACACAAGTACATTGTTACGTTGCAGGATTTCTTCTGGGACGATAAGTACGCAAGTAGAATTAATGAACGCTATTAATGCCATTACTCATACAGAGTATTCCCCCTAGAAACATTTATATTGTGCTGGAGTACTGCAATGCCGGCAACCTCTCTGCTTTTATTCGCACCAAGAAGGCCCTGCCGGAGACCACCTGCCGCTATTTTCTACGCCAGTTGGCCGCCGCCGTGCAGTATATGCGGGCCAACGATGTGTCCCACTTTGACCTGAAGCCCCAGAACCTTCTCCTCACACGAGGAGCCAATAATGTCTCTCTTAAAGTAGCTGACTTTGGGTAACCACACGGAAAACCATGCCTAAGCCATATTTTCAAACTTTTAAGTGTCTCTCTTTAGATTTGCCCAGCACTTGAAGCTGGGCGAGATCAATCAGCAGTTGAAGGGATCACCGCTGTATATGGCCCCGGAGATTGTGCGCAAGCACCAGTACGATGTCAAGGCGGATCTCTGGAGCATTGGTGTGATCCTGTACGAGTGCCTGTTCGGCAAGGCGCCTTATAGCTCGCGGACCATTGAGGAGCTTCTGTTGAAGATACGCACTGCCGAACCCATTACACTGCCACCAAATGCTCGCATCAGCAACGAGTGTCACGATCTCTTGCGCCGCCTGCTGTCCCACGAACCAATGGCACGCATTTCTTTTGCGGATTTCTTTGCGCATCCGTTTCTAGATCTCAAGACGTTTCCCACGGAGCACACGCTGCAGAAGGCCATCGATCTGGTCACGCAGGCGTGTGAATACGATGAGAAGCACAACTACAAGGAGGCTTATTATCTATACTGCAGCGCGCTGCAATATTTTGTGCCGCTGATCACGGAGGAATCGGATGCCCCCAAGCGGCAGGCCCTGCGCAACCGAGCTCTGACCTACATGAAGCGCGCTGAGGAGATCAAGAACTGTATAATCGAGGATGAGTACAAACAGCTGGCACTGCGGCAACAaaaggctgctgctgcagctgcagccgaACATTCCACAGAGACTCTCCAAACCGCAGAGCCACAGCCTAGTGGGTCGACTGTGGCGGAGATGCTAGAGCCAGATGCACGATACAAGCAGCTATGTATGAGAGGATAAGCGGTTAATGGTGTTTGGGTTTATGGTTAATTTTTCCAATTCCATTTCAGTTGCCTTGTCGAACTCTAGTCCGTCCCTGAAAACAGGACTAGAAATCGGACGCAAGGGAGAGCTGTATCTGTATGAGCGGAAGCTGGAAGCAGCTCTGGAGTCGTATACCTCAGCGCTGGGCATTCTGGTGCCTTTCGTGAACAATGAACCAAAGGGGGAACGTCGCAATCTATTATTGCAACAGGTTGGTGCATCTTCTATAATTTGATCCGCTATAATGATAATTTttcctttatttagttggaGTTTTGGATGAAGGAGGCGGAGAGCA
This region of Drosophila miranda strain MSH22 chromosome 2, D.miranda_PacBio2.1, whole genome shotgun sequence genomic DNA includes:
- the LOC108157061 gene encoding serine/threonine-protein kinase ULK3; this translates as MSLPRITDYDILEKLGVGSYASVYKARHKKQRTYHAIKYVEMSTLSQTSRENLITEIRLLRDLKHKYIVTLQDFFWDDKNIYIVLEYCNAGNLSAFIRTKKALPETTCRYFLRQLAAAVQYMRANDVSHFDLKPQNLLLTRGANNVSLKVADFGFAQHLKLGEINQQLKGSPLYMAPEIVRKHQYDVKADLWSIGVILYECLFGKAPYSSRTIEELLLKIRTAEPITLPPNARISNECHDLLRRLLSHEPMARISFADFFAHPFLDLKTFPTEHTLQKAIDLVTQACEYDEKHNYKEAYYLYCSALQYFVPLITEESDAPKRQALRNRALTYMKRAEEIKNCIIEDEYKQLALRQQKAAAAAAAEHSTETLQTAEPQPSGSTVAEMLEPDARYKQLFALSNSSPSLKTGLEIGRKGELYLYERKLEAALESYTSALGILVPFVNNEPKGERRNLLLQQLEFWMKEAESIKSILSAKNLDEEEQKLSTRTIIRTNTFLGWSNPPKLYLLLFIVLNLIKIV